Proteins from a single region of Chryseobacterium sp. T16E-39:
- a CDS encoding sensor histidine kinase: MKNRPFFSRINNWFVFTLLTIIVVALIVSSNILIKNLREKEAERIKVFATAIKILQDNKQKSSETQELLFAILTENDQIPSILTNANKEPFIFEGSSRNISKEVLENPKELRKLILKMENNYAPFEIEVANGDKQFVFYDNSSLLNNLRYYPYFLGLFILSYLLFSFWFLRTIKKTDEGYVWAGLAKETAHQIGTPLSSMIGWMEIMKLESPESEGIYEIEKDIERLRTISERFSKIGSVPELNDMNFNQMIQDNYEYLKSRISRKISFTLQLPTYTILVPHNKILMSWVIENLVKNAVDAMKGEGALQMSVFERNKNILIEVKDSGSGMTKQQARNAFKPGYSTKKRGWGLGLSLAKRVVQEYHNGDIKISQTEIGKGTTFRITIKKG, encoded by the coding sequence ATGAAAAATCGTCCGTTTTTTTCGAGGATCAATAACTGGTTTGTATTTACATTACTGACGATCATTGTTGTTGCTTTGATTGTGTCTTCCAATATCCTCATTAAAAACTTACGGGAAAAAGAAGCGGAAAGAATCAAAGTTTTTGCTACTGCTATAAAAATTCTACAGGATAATAAGCAGAAGAGTTCAGAAACTCAGGAGTTATTATTTGCGATCCTGACTGAAAATGATCAAATTCCATCCATTTTAACAAACGCAAATAAAGAACCCTTTATTTTTGAAGGGAGCTCACGAAATATTTCTAAGGAAGTCCTTGAAAACCCTAAGGAACTTAGAAAGCTGATCTTAAAAATGGAGAATAATTATGCTCCATTTGAGATTGAAGTTGCCAACGGCGATAAACAATTTGTTTTCTATGACAACTCATCATTGCTTAATAATTTGCGTTATTATCCCTATTTCTTAGGGTTGTTTATCCTTTCCTATTTATTATTTTCTTTCTGGTTTTTGAGAACAATCAAGAAGACAGATGAAGGATATGTGTGGGCAGGATTAGCTAAGGAAACAGCACACCAAATCGGAACACCACTTTCATCGATGATTGGCTGGATGGAAATTATGAAGCTGGAAAGTCCCGAGTCGGAGGGAATCTATGAAATAGAGAAAGATATAGAACGGTTGAGGACGATTTCAGAACGATTTTCCAAAATAGGTTCTGTGCCGGAGCTGAATGACATGAATTTTAATCAAATGATTCAGGATAATTATGAATACCTGAAATCTCGGATTTCCAGAAAAATCAGTTTTACCTTACAGTTGCCTACCTATACTATTTTAGTTCCTCATAATAAGATCCTGATGAGCTGGGTGATTGAAAACCTAGTAAAGAATGCTGTAGATGCCATGAAAGGAGAGGGGGCACTGCAAATGTCGGTTTTCGAGAGGAACAAAAATATTTTGATAGAAGTAAAAGATTCCGGAAGTGGGATGACAAAACAACAGGCTAGAAATGCTTTTAAACCTGGATATTCAACAAAAAAACGGGGATGGGGACTAGGCTTATCCCTGGCAAAAAGAGTGGTACAGGAGTATCATAATGGAGATATTAAAATTTCTCAAACTGAAATTGGAAAGGGAACTACTTTCAGAATAACGATTAAAAAGGGGTAA
- the fsa gene encoding fructose-6-phosphate aldolase, translated as MKFFIDTANLEQIKEAKDLGILDGVTTNPSLMAKEGIQGAEAIKNHYKAICEIVDGDISAEVLSTTYEEMIKEGDELAAIHPNIVVKIPMIKDGIKALKYFSDKGIKTNCTLIFSPGQALLAAKAGATYVSPFLGRLDDISTDGLGLIQEIRLIFDNYMYDTEILAASIRHSMHIIDCAKIGADVITSPLPPILSLLKHPLTDSGLAQFIADSQKLA; from the coding sequence ATGAAATTTTTTATAGACACTGCTAATTTAGAGCAAATTAAAGAAGCAAAAGACCTTGGAATTTTAGATGGAGTTACTACGAACCCATCATTAATGGCAAAAGAAGGTATTCAGGGAGCTGAAGCCATCAAAAATCATTATAAGGCTATTTGCGAGATTGTAGATGGAGATATTTCTGCAGAAGTACTTTCTACTACTTATGAAGAAATGATCAAAGAAGGTGATGAATTGGCAGCAATCCATCCTAATATTGTAGTAAAAATCCCAATGATCAAGGATGGTATCAAAGCATTAAAATACTTTTCAGATAAAGGAATCAAAACCAACTGTACATTAATTTTCTCTCCGGGACAAGCGCTTTTAGCGGCAAAAGCAGGTGCGACTTACGTTTCTCCTTTCTTAGGAAGATTAGATGATATTTCTACAGACGGATTAGGCCTTATTCAGGAGATCCGTTTGATTTTTGATAACTATATGTATGATACTGAAATTTTGGCAGCATCTATTCGTCACTCAATGCACATTATTGACTGTGCTAAAATTGGTGCTGATGTTATTACATCTCCACTTCCTCCAATCTTGAGTCTGTTAAAACATCCTTTAACGGATAGCGGATTAGCTCAGTTTATTGCAGATTCTCAGAAATTAGCTTAA
- a CDS encoding tetratricopeptide repeat protein — protein MKMVKINIKNLFLGLLFVGSAGLVHAQTTQVDSTKTTNTAQSGNTTIDGLKKQIETNPKDTESLAKLAAAYQEASDWTNAVDTWKKISVLLPDWAPSYYSQAYAYQAAKDDANAKIAYEKYIATVKPEEVEQNKKNLAYAYFYLAFTEQKSDPNKAKEHIAKSIQYDPSNQDAVKLSKALNS, from the coding sequence ATGAAAATGGTTAAAATTAATATCAAAAATCTATTTTTAGGTTTATTATTTGTAGGAAGCGCAGGTCTTGTACATGCACAAACTACTCAAGTCGACAGTACAAAAACAACAAATACAGCTCAATCGGGTAATACTACCATTGATGGTCTCAAAAAACAAATCGAGACCAATCCAAAGGATACCGAATCATTAGCAAAATTAGCAGCAGCTTATCAGGAAGCTTCAGACTGGACCAATGCAGTTGATACCTGGAAAAAAATATCTGTGTTATTACCAGATTGGGCTCCATCATATTATAGTCAGGCCTATGCATATCAGGCAGCTAAAGATGATGCCAATGCTAAAATTGCCTATGAAAAATATATTGCTACTGTAAAACCAGAAGAAGTAGAGCAAAATAAGAAAAATCTGGCCTATGCTTATTTTTATCTTGCCTTTACAGAGCAGAAAAGCGATCCTAATAAAGCAAAAGAACATATTGCTAAATCAATACAGTATGATCCTAGCAATCAGGATGCTGTAAAATTAAGTAAAGCTTTAAATTCATAA
- the dacB gene encoding D-alanyl-D-alanine carboxypeptidase/D-alanyl-D-alanine-endopeptidase, whose translation MKLLKKTLGVLILSTQIVFAQDIVQKLDDATKGLMNSSGGIASSLSFYVADENGNLVYEYQGKKGLSTASTQKIFTAAAALQTLGKNYTFKTTSSYSGTVLKDVLNGDLLISSNGDPTLGSWRYESYKPESFKKKLIESIKTLGIAKITGNLIIDDSYFDHQTIPGGWPWDDLGNYYGAGVWGVNWRENQFDININGTSFKGFSYPLEGVQWLNDLKAGGSSDQSLIFTAPHSNVALINGTLPSGKTVTVSGSTPNPPMQLGVEVKEWLKESGINFSGKVITNSQLEIEGKQPIEVLPKNIILTYQSPSLDKIVYWFLRKSINLYGETLIKTLGKEKKGNSSFKAGVAYLKEFWKSNGINPNMINFADGSGLSPQNYVSAKAEVQALLYAKKQSWFDAYYDGFPTQENGMKMKSGTMRDTKSFAGYQTAKDGKKYVFSIIINNYQGSGNTELQKILNILK comes from the coding sequence ATGAAGTTATTAAAAAAAACACTTGGTGTTCTTATATTATCTACACAAATAGTTTTTGCCCAGGATATCGTTCAGAAATTAGATGATGCTACGAAGGGGCTAATGAATTCCTCAGGAGGTATAGCATCCAGTTTATCTTTTTATGTAGCAGATGAAAATGGTAATTTAGTTTACGAATATCAGGGTAAGAAAGGGCTTTCGACTGCTTCTACACAGAAAATATTTACAGCTGCAGCAGCATTACAAACATTAGGAAAAAACTATACTTTTAAAACCACATCAAGTTATTCAGGAACGGTATTGAAAGATGTTCTTAACGGAGATCTTCTGATCAGTTCTAATGGAGATCCTACCTTGGGAAGTTGGCGCTATGAGTCATATAAGCCGGAAAGTTTTAAGAAAAAGCTTATAGAGTCAATCAAAACACTCGGGATAGCAAAAATCACAGGGAATCTGATTATCGATGATTCTTATTTTGATCATCAGACCATTCCTGGAGGTTGGCCCTGGGATGATCTTGGAAACTATTATGGAGCTGGAGTTTGGGGTGTGAATTGGAGGGAAAACCAATTTGATATCAATATTAATGGAACCAGTTTTAAGGGGTTTTCCTATCCTTTGGAAGGGGTTCAGTGGTTAAATGATTTAAAAGCTGGTGGAAGTTCTGACCAAAGCCTTATTTTTACGGCTCCTCATTCTAATGTGGCTTTAATTAACGGAACCTTACCAAGCGGTAAAACGGTCACGGTTTCAGGATCTACTCCAAATCCTCCTATGCAGTTGGGAGTTGAGGTTAAAGAATGGCTTAAAGAGTCAGGAATAAATTTTTCTGGGAAGGTAATTACCAATTCCCAACTTGAAATTGAAGGGAAACAGCCTATTGAAGTCCTCCCAAAAAATATAATTCTTACTTACCAATCACCATCATTAGATAAGATTGTTTATTGGTTTTTGAGAAAAAGTATTAATCTGTATGGTGAAACGCTCATTAAGACCTTAGGGAAAGAGAAAAAAGGAAATTCCAGTTTTAAGGCCGGAGTTGCTTACCTTAAGGAATTTTGGAAATCAAACGGGATCAATCCGAATATGATCAATTTTGCCGACGGAAGCGGACTTTCTCCCCAAAATTATGTTTCAGCCAAAGCTGAAGTGCAGGCACTTCTATATGCTAAAAAGCAATCATGGTTTGATGCTTATTATGATGGGTTTCCCACCCAGGAAAATGGAATGAAAATGAAAAGCGGAACCATGAGAGATACCAAGTCTTTTGCAGGGTATCAAACGGCGAAAGATGGAAAGAAGTATGTATTTTCTATTATTATTAATAACTATCAGGGAAGCGGAAATACAGAGTTGCAGAAAATTCTGAACATTTTAAAATAA
- a CDS encoding YdeI/OmpD-associated family protein: MKNNQFTAQLEIIGINPFVFVPEDILMDIFDASGRDKSPIPVKGTVNGVEYRQNLMKYLGEWRLYVNLIMLKNSPKRIGEIIEVSIHYDSSDRSIPIHPKLDQAIREDPLTLNNFENLIPSRKLELVRYINNLKTEESIERNIDKIIRHLKGEIDFFGKKIN; this comes from the coding sequence ATGAAAAATAATCAGTTTACAGCTCAGCTTGAAATTATTGGGATCAATCCTTTTGTTTTTGTTCCTGAGGATATTTTAATGGACATCTTCGATGCTTCAGGAAGAGACAAAAGTCCTATTCCTGTAAAAGGGACTGTAAATGGTGTAGAGTATAGACAGAATTTAATGAAGTATTTAGGAGAATGGCGACTGTATGTCAATCTTATTATGCTGAAAAATTCTCCAAAAAGAATAGGGGAGATCATTGAAGTTTCTATACATTATGATAGCTCAGACAGAAGCATTCCCATTCATCCTAAATTAGATCAGGCTATTAGGGAAGATCCTCTGACTTTAAATAATTTCGAAAACCTGATCCCTTCCAGAAAGCTTGAATTGGTTAGGTATATCAATAATCTTAAGACAGAAGAAAGTATTGAGAGAAATATTGATAAGATTATAAGGCATTTAAAAGGCGAGATTGATTTTTTTGGAAAAAAAATCAATTAA
- the pepE gene encoding dipeptidase PepE — protein sequence MNIILASTSTIFGGEYLEYLREELIQLYKGIDEIVFVPFARPGGISHDEYTAKARSFFATINISVKGLHEFENKVEALNNAKGYFTGGGNTFLLVKTLHEEHLMAVLKNNVESGKAYLGCSAGSNIGGQNMKTTNDMPIVYPPSFDCMGLVPFNLNPHYLDPNPELKHNGETRETRILEFLTQNDLKVIGLREGNWIRRIGDKITVEGSELTRIFEKGKDPYEIETGSSL from the coding sequence ATGAATATCATATTAGCCTCAACATCCACTATTTTCGGTGGAGAATATCTGGAATACTTACGTGAAGAATTAATACAATTGTATAAAGGAATTGATGAGATCGTTTTCGTTCCTTTTGCCAGACCCGGTGGAATTTCGCATGACGAGTATACCGCAAAAGCACGTTCTTTTTTTGCAACAATTAATATTAGTGTAAAGGGACTTCATGAATTTGAAAATAAAGTTGAAGCGCTGAATAACGCCAAAGGATATTTTACAGGAGGTGGAAATACATTTTTGTTGGTTAAAACTTTACATGAGGAACATTTGATGGCAGTTTTAAAAAATAATGTGGAGAGCGGAAAAGCTTATTTGGGATGCAGTGCTGGAAGTAATATCGGGGGACAAAATATGAAAACGACGAACGATATGCCGATTGTATATCCACCAAGTTTTGATTGTATGGGATTGGTTCCTTTTAATCTGAATCCCCATTATTTAGATCCTAATCCTGAACTAAAACATAATGGAGAAACGAGAGAAACCAGAATCCTGGAGTTTTTAACTCAAAATGATCTGAAAGTAATAGGGCTTCGCGAAGGAAATTGGATCAGAAGAATAGGTGATAAAATAACAGTAGAAGGAAGTGAGTTGACCAGGATTTTTGAAAAAGGAAAGGATCCTTATGAAATTGAAACGGGGAGCTCATTATAA
- a CDS encoding peptidase M61: MKKIALSLGILATVMANAQSIKTNIDLVNVKDDKVAVTMEFPKMKSGNVKFHFPKTVPGTYSVDDYGRFIEGIKFLDNKGKELAYTKVDDNSYTLKNAKFLSKVTYLVNDSFDDELNTEKHKAVFSPSGTDIEAGKIFMINTHGFIGYIDDMQDVPYQLVIQKPTDFYGTTALVDQDKSEATDTFTLANYAKVTDSPLMYTKPDYITFNAGGMDLVLGVYSPTGKYKAADFKENLEKMVVAQKKFLGDMNTNKKYAIMLYLSGGEGPHIKGFGALEHHESTSVVLPEAMPKDAIDQTITDVVSHEFFHTVNPLKTHSEEIHYFNYADPKMSQHLWMYEGGTEYFANLFQIQEGLINKDEFLKRMGEKITNSKSFNDTMPFTVMSKNVLVEPYKDQYRNVYEKGALIAMCMDIELRKLSNGEMGYRDMIRKLSQRFGENKPFKDDKLIDELVTVTGYPQIKDFYNKYIAGSQPTPYAEYLSQVGVEVKKQETPPIFWMIKDPNQTGFNEKNNTFIFDENSPLSPFAKSIGFKITDEVLAIDGKTIDVKNIPAFINYTKTIKDGQDVTVTVLRKNGDKTDKIDLKGKAILDKLTKETLQFKASPTPAEQKLQDQWLTGKK, encoded by the coding sequence ATGAAAAAAATAGCACTAAGCTTAGGTATTCTAGCCACTGTGATGGCCAATGCCCAATCTATCAAAACCAATATTGACCTGGTCAATGTGAAAGATGATAAGGTAGCAGTAACAATGGAATTTCCTAAAATGAAATCAGGAAATGTAAAGTTCCATTTTCCTAAAACAGTTCCCGGAACCTATTCCGTAGATGATTATGGAAGATTTATAGAAGGTATTAAATTCCTGGACAATAAAGGAAAAGAGCTTGCCTATACTAAAGTAGATGACAACTCATATACTCTTAAAAATGCTAAATTTTTAAGTAAAGTGACCTATCTTGTAAACGATAGTTTTGATGATGAATTGAATACCGAAAAGCACAAAGCTGTATTTTCCCCTTCCGGAACGGATATTGAAGCAGGAAAAATATTCATGATCAATACTCACGGATTTATAGGATATATAGACGATATGCAGGATGTTCCCTATCAGTTGGTCATTCAGAAACCAACAGATTTTTACGGAACTACAGCATTGGTAGATCAGGACAAATCAGAAGCTACAGATACCTTTACACTGGCTAACTATGCTAAGGTAACAGATTCTCCACTAATGTATACAAAACCCGATTACATTACCTTCAATGCGGGAGGAATGGATCTGGTATTGGGAGTATATTCTCCAACAGGAAAATATAAAGCTGCAGATTTTAAAGAAAACTTAGAAAAGATGGTCGTTGCTCAGAAGAAATTTCTGGGTGATATGAACACCAATAAAAAGTATGCGATCATGCTTTACCTTTCTGGTGGAGAAGGCCCTCACATAAAAGGGTTTGGAGCACTGGAGCATCATGAATCTACAAGCGTTGTGCTTCCGGAAGCCATGCCAAAAGATGCGATTGATCAAACAATTACAGACGTTGTTTCTCACGAATTTTTCCATACCGTAAATCCTTTGAAAACCCATTCTGAAGAAATCCATTACTTCAATTATGCAGATCCTAAGATGTCTCAACACCTTTGGATGTATGAAGGAGGAACAGAGTATTTCGCTAATTTATTCCAGATCCAGGAAGGGTTGATCAATAAAGATGAATTCCTGAAAAGAATGGGTGAGAAAATAACCAACTCTAAAAGTTTCAACGATACAATGCCATTTACTGTAATGAGTAAAAATGTACTTGTAGAGCCATACAAAGATCAATATAGAAACGTATATGAAAAAGGAGCATTAATTGCCATGTGTATGGATATTGAATTGAGAAAGCTATCCAATGGTGAAATGGGTTACCGTGATATGATCAGAAAACTGTCTCAAAGATTTGGTGAAAACAAACCATTTAAAGACGATAAGCTGATTGACGAGTTGGTAACGGTTACAGGATATCCTCAGATCAAAGATTTCTATAACAAATATATCGCTGGTAGCCAGCCGACACCTTATGCAGAATATTTAAGTCAGGTGGGTGTTGAAGTTAAAAAACAGGAAACACCTCCTATTTTCTGGATGATTAAAGATCCAAACCAAACAGGATTTAACGAGAAAAATAACACGTTTATTTTTGATGAAAATTCTCCTCTATCTCCTTTTGCAAAAAGTATTGGTTTTAAAATCACAGATGAAGTATTGGCCATAGATGGAAAAACCATTGATGTCAAAAATATACCGGCATTTATCAATTATACAAAGACCATTAAAGACGGACAAGATGTTACAGTAACTGTCTTAAGAAAAAATGGTGATAAAACTGATAAAATAGATCTTAAAGGAAAAGCAATTTTAGATAAACTGACAAAGGAAACTCTTCAGTTTAAAGCAAGTCCTACACCAGCAGAACAAAAACTGCAGGATCAGTGGTTGACAGGAAAAAAATAA